CGGATGGCGTGATCTTAGCCGGCTGCCATCCGGGAGACTGCCATTATTCCACAGGCAATTACTATGCCAGAAGAAGGATGACCCTTTTGTTTGGCATGTTGGACTACCTTGGAATCGAACGGGAAAGAACCATGGTGGAATGGATCTCCGCAGCAGAGGGCGCCAAGTTTTCTGCGACCATGAATGCTTTCACCCAGTCCATAAAAGAACTGGGACCAAACAGAAAGTTGAGGGATTTACGATGCATGCCATAGAAGAGACCATAAAAGAAACGTGTAAA
The nucleotide sequence above comes from Lacrimispora sp. BS-2. Encoded proteins:
- a CDS encoding hydrogenase iron-sulfur subunit, whose translation is MQIEDNSNKEFKPLILAFCCNWCSYAGADLAGSSRSSYPAEVKIIRVPCSCRVNPLFLLRAFERGADGVILAGCHPGDCHYSTGNYYARRRMTLLFGMLDYLGIERERTMVEWISAAEGAKFSATMNAFTQSIKELGPNRKLRDLRCMP